One genomic window of Elaeis guineensis isolate ETL-2024a chromosome 2, EG11, whole genome shotgun sequence includes the following:
- the LOC105039736 gene encoding hydroxyproline O-galactosyltransferase HPGT1 isoform X2 has product MQSRGSGHRQPGLMLRSRISSVMLAMFATMASFYVAGRLWQDAENRVYLIKELDRRTSQAQSAISVDDTLKVVACRHQHKRLAALEMELAAARHEGFVGSYSSETNGTNNRRRLMAVIGVITEFGRKNSRDAIRRSWLPTGPALKRLEEEKGVLVRFVIGRRCSTHRGDSFDREIDDENMHTKDFVILDNHIEASEERPKKTKLFFAHAADTWDAEFYVKVNDDVYVNIDALGVMLATHWDKPRVYMGCMKSGEVFSQS; this is encoded by the exons atgcaGAGCCGAGGATCGGGCCACCGCCAGCCGGGGCTGATGCTCCGCTCTCGGATCTCCTCGGTGATGCTCGCAATGTTCGCCACTATGGCCTCCTTCTACGTTGCCGGCCG TCTGTGGCAGGACGCAGAAAATAGGGTTTATCTCATTAAAGAACTCGATCGGAGGACCAGCCAG GCGCAGTCAGCTATATCAGTTGATGATACACTGAAGGTAGTAGCTTGCAG GCACCAACATAAGAGATTAGCAGCACTTGAGATGGAGCTGGCTGCAGCAAGGCATGAAGGCTTTGTGGGAAGTTACTCTTCTGAGACTAATGGGACTAATAATAGGAGAAGGCTGATGGCTGTTATAGGAGTCATCACAGAATTCGGGCGGAAGAACAGTAGAGATGCGATTCGGAGGTCATGGCTTCCAACTG GTCCTGCATTGAAAAGGTTGGAAGAAGAGAAAGGCGTCCTAGTACGATTTGTGATCGGGAGAAG gtGCAGTACACATAGAGGAGACAGTTTTGACAGGgaaattgatgatgaaaatatgcaTACAAAGGATTTCGTCATTCTT GATAATCATATTGAAGCATCAGAAGAACGTCCCAAAAAGACAAAGCTGTTTTTCGCTCATGCTGCAGACACCTGGGATGCTGAGTTCTATGTTAAGGTCAATGATGATGTTTATGTCAACATCG atGCTTTGGGAGTAATGCTTGCAACTCATTGGGACAAACCCCGTGTTTATATGGGATGCATGAAATCTGGCGAAGTTTTCTCCCAGTCGTGA